A region of Verrucomicrobiota bacterium DNA encodes the following proteins:
- the csrA gene encoding carbon storage regulator CsrA encodes MLVLSRKINESIVIDGRITINILRVEGEVVKVGVTAPKEIHVLRKEVYDEIQSSNLQAVGASRSALERLLSGKKPALQPVERVVK; translated from the coding sequence ATGCTCGTTCTCTCCAGAAAGATCAACGAGAGCATCGTTATCGACGGCCGGATCACCATAAACATTTTACGCGTGGAAGGCGAAGTTGTGAAAGTGGGCGTCACCGCACCGAAGGAAATTCATGTGCTGCGCAAAGAAGTTTATGACGAAATCCAGTCGAGCAACCTGCAAGCCGTCGGCGCCTCACGCTCCGCGCTGGAGCGGTTGCTGAGTGGCAAGAAGCCTGCTCTGCAACCCGTCGAGCGCGTCGTGAAGTGA